The window TTTTAATAAATCGTTCAGCAATCTATAAGCTTCTTTAACATTACAACTATTTGGATATTCTCGAATAAATTGATTAATTTTGTTAATAGCAACACAAGTTTTTGTTTTATCTAAATCAAAATTTATAGAAGAATAATAATAATTTTTCCCACTTTTAAATAAATCTTCTTCATTTTTATTTATATCAGAAAAAATTAAACAACCATTAAAAATAGTTATAATTATTATTAACAATAAAATAATTCTAAAATTCACTATTTTTTTATATGAATATTTTTAATATCTCTGTCCAATAAATACAAACCTCCTCTATCTTCTCCTATTAACTCCATTTTGTCTAAAACCATTCTAATTAAAGCTTCCTCTTCTATTTGTTCTTCTACATACCATTGTAAAAAATTATATGTAAAAAAATCTTTTTCTTTTAAAGATAATTCTACTAAAAGGTTTATTTTATTGGATATTTTTTTTTCATGTTCAAATAATTTTTTAAATAATTCTTTTAAAGATCCATATGTAATTTTTTTAATGCAAACATTATCTATAACTACGTTTCCTCCTC of the Blattabacterium cuenoti genome contains:
- a CDS encoding ferritin is translated as MFSDKIQIGLIKQLNREYESSQLYLSMASWVEKKGFEGICEFLYDHSHEERMHMLKLIRYINKRGGNVVIDNVCIKKITYGSLKELFKKLFEHEKKISNKINLLVELSLKEKDFFTYNFLQWYVEEQIEEEALIRMVLDKMELIGEDRGGLYLLDRDIKNIHIKK